One genomic segment of Synechocystis sp. LKSZ1 includes these proteins:
- a CDS encoding amino acid transporter, with product MATDHATPLAQVMGWLLQEEPTTHARPVTHPWWQVMCLTGVDYFSTLGYQPGIAALAAGSVAPFATLILVLVTLFGALPVYRRVASRSPHGQGSLAMLERLLPWWQGKLFILCLLGFIATDFIITITLSAADATAHLIENPLLHRFLEGQTVSITLVSIGLLGLVFLKGFREAIAIAVLLVLVYLSLNLVVIAVSMQHLLMHPDLVPSWWQSLFTQHGNPVSLVLMAALLFPRLALGLSGFETGVVVMPLVEGYPQDREAYPKGRIRQTYRLLTTAAVIMSFFLLTSSLVTILLIPPEAFQPGGVANGRALAYLAHQYLGEGFGTIYDLSTITILWFAGASAMAGLLNVVPRYLPRYGMAPDWARRSRPLVLVYTAIAFVVTILFQASVDAQGAAYATGVLVLISSAAFAVTLATYRQAPRSRFLFFVVITLIFVYTTIANIVERPDGIKIATFFILSIITTSLISRIWRSTEIRTEMITLDETAQAFVQQESQHLIRIIANRRNTGDEAEYYEKEREVREDNHIPTDESVLFLEIDISDASEFVENLAIEGVKVGPYRILRAHSAAVPNAIAAILIYLREQTGKTPHAYFGWPEGNPVQYLLRFLLFGEGDIAIVTREVLRRAEKNPERRPAIHVGG from the coding sequence ATGGCTACTGATCACGCTACTCCCTTAGCGCAAGTAATGGGTTGGTTACTCCAGGAGGAACCGACTACCCACGCACGCCCCGTAACCCATCCCTGGTGGCAAGTGATGTGCCTAACGGGGGTCGATTATTTCTCTACCCTGGGCTACCAACCGGGGATTGCCGCGCTGGCCGCTGGTTCGGTTGCGCCCTTTGCAACTTTGATTTTGGTGTTGGTGACGCTCTTCGGAGCTTTGCCGGTGTATCGTCGGGTGGCAAGTCGTAGTCCCCACGGGCAAGGCTCCTTGGCCATGTTGGAACGACTACTACCTTGGTGGCAGGGCAAGCTATTTATCCTCTGTTTGCTGGGGTTTATTGCCACTGATTTTATTATTACCATCACCCTTTCGGCGGCGGATGCCACCGCCCACCTGATTGAAAATCCCCTGTTACATCGATTTTTAGAGGGCCAAACAGTCAGCATTACCCTGGTGTCCATTGGTCTTTTGGGCCTTGTCTTTCTCAAGGGGTTCCGAGAGGCAATAGCCATCGCGGTTCTGTTGGTGCTGGTTTACCTCAGCTTGAACCTAGTCGTGATTGCCGTGAGTATGCAACATCTGTTGATGCACCCAGATCTGGTTCCTTCTTGGTGGCAGTCTTTGTTTACTCAGCATGGAAATCCCGTGAGCTTAGTACTGATGGCAGCGCTGTTGTTCCCCCGTCTGGCCCTGGGCCTATCGGGGTTTGAGACGGGGGTGGTCGTCATGCCCCTGGTGGAAGGGTATCCCCAAGACCGGGAGGCCTATCCCAAGGGTCGCATCCGCCAGACCTATCGATTGTTGACCACCGCGGCGGTGATTATGAGTTTTTTCCTGCTCACCAGCAGTCTGGTGACAATCCTCCTGATTCCTCCCGAAGCCTTTCAACCCGGTGGAGTAGCAAATGGTCGGGCCTTGGCTTACCTGGCCCACCAGTATCTGGGAGAGGGATTTGGGACGATTTATGACCTCAGCACCATTACGATTCTCTGGTTTGCTGGGGCTTCCGCCATGGCCGGCTTGCTCAATGTAGTGCCCCGCTATTTGCCCCGCTACGGTATGGCTCCCGATTGGGCCCGACGCTCGCGCCCCCTCGTTCTGGTCTACACGGCGATTGCCTTTGTCGTAACGATCCTCTTCCAGGCCAGCGTGGATGCCCAAGGAGCAGCCTATGCAACGGGGGTTCTCGTGTTGATTAGTTCCGCTGCCTTTGCCGTTACCCTAGCGACCTATCGTCAAGCGCCCCGTTCCCGGTTTCTGTTTTTTGTCGTCATTACCCTAATTTTTGTCTATACGACCATCGCCAATATTGTGGAACGGCCCGATGGAATCAAGATTGCTACCTTTTTCATTCTGAGTATTATTACTACCTCCCTCATTTCTCGGATTTGGCGCTCCACGGAGATACGCACTGAGATGATCACCCTGGATGAGACGGCCCAGGCCTTTGTTCAACAGGAAAGCCAGCACCTCATCCGCATTATTGCTAATCGCCGTAATACTGGTGATGAGGCCGAATACTACGAAAAGGAACGGGAAGTCCGGGAAGATAATCATATTCCCACTGACGAAAGCGTCCTCTTCCTCGAAATTGACATTTCCGATGCTTCGGAATTTGTGGAGAATTTGGCCATTGAAGGCGTTAAGGTCGGCCCCTATCGCATTCTCCGGGCCCACAGTGCTGCTGTCCCCAATGCCATTGCCGCTATCTTGATTTATCTTCGGGAACAAACAGGAAAAACGCCCCACGCTTACTTTGGTTGGCCAGAGGGTAATCCGGTGCAATACCTCCTACGTTTCCTCTTGTTTGGGGAAGGGGATATTGCCATCGTTACGCGGGAAGTGTTGCGGCGAGCGGAGAAAAACCCTGAACGTCGGCCGGCGATCCATGTAGGGGGCTAG
- a CDS encoding cation-transporting P-type ATPase, with the protein MPTSSLWLLPPEEVYDRLESGPQGLTSEEAALRLQRYGVNELPEPTHRPLWLRFTDQLTHFMALLLWTAGILAFVSHTPQLGWAIWAVIWINALFSFVQEFRAEKALAALKKVLPSQARVYRDGELQQILARDLVRGDVVQLEEGDRLSADMRLVWADNLYLDVSVMTGESLPVARAAESVQVREVRAVRGGTVIPHGEEGHLQEVVKPAEIRNLVLAGSTVTAGRGLGVVYATAAQTEFGHVAHLTTKVHRETSTLEVQISQIVRLITLIAVSMGILVFLLTSLLVGMAVKESFIFAIGIIVALVPEGLLPTVTLSLALGVQRMAKQNALVRRLSAVETLSATTVICTDKTGTLTKNEMTVCALWLPLNQQGYRVTVTGEGYDPHSGSIAWPEAMALQQQIQLLLLGGALCSNAHLVNPPGSSRWQEIGDPTEAALLVAALKGQLDLSQLQREFPRQREVPFDSRRRRMSVVLGREDGALFDLLAQPGQGPGLLPYGLITKGAPLEVLRGCQGLCRAGVVDTLKEEDRQQIIAANDAFAQEGFRVLGVAMRQGNEALLTETPQRLEQSLVFIGLIAMFDPPRAEVPEAITRCHQAGIKITMVTGDYGLTAEAIAHRIGLVQDRARIITGDGLERLSDAQLRQVLKYRSGLIFARMAPEQKLRLVQAYKDLGQVVAVTGDGVNDAPALQAAHIGIAMGLNGTDVAREAADIVLMDDNFATIVSAVEEGRTVYQNIRKFITYILASNVAELVPFLAMVALKIPPALVIMQILAVDLGTDMIPALALGVERAEQGTMQRPPRPKQAALLDRSLLLRAYGFLGLMEATLAMGAFFLVWWSHGYGLSELQAITPSILSHTASATVIAIYAQATTMTLATIVACQDGNLFACRSEQTSALQLPWFNNPLLWIGIATEWLLIISLITVAPLAQIFATAPLQPWQGLLLLVCPPLVLGAEELRKYVLRQHPGTLVQEMTQAGKDHHQA; encoded by the coding sequence ATGCCGACCTCTTCCCTTTGGTTGCTTCCCCCGGAGGAAGTCTATGACCGCTTAGAGAGTGGGCCACAGGGTCTCACCAGCGAAGAAGCGGCCCTGCGTCTCCAGCGCTACGGGGTTAATGAGTTGCCGGAACCCACTCACCGGCCCCTCTGGTTGCGCTTTACGGATCAGCTCACCCATTTCATGGCCCTACTCCTCTGGACGGCGGGGATTCTAGCCTTTGTTTCCCATACGCCGCAATTGGGCTGGGCCATCTGGGCGGTGATTTGGATTAATGCCCTGTTTAGTTTTGTCCAGGAATTTCGGGCAGAAAAGGCCCTGGCGGCCTTAAAAAAAGTGTTGCCGAGTCAGGCCAGGGTCTATCGAGACGGAGAACTTCAGCAGATCCTGGCCCGAGACCTCGTCCGGGGCGATGTGGTGCAGTTGGAAGAAGGGGATCGTCTGTCGGCGGATATGCGCTTGGTCTGGGCGGATAATTTGTACCTTGATGTGTCGGTCATGACGGGGGAATCCTTGCCGGTGGCCCGTGCCGCTGAATCAGTTCAGGTGCGGGAAGTGCGGGCCGTACGGGGAGGAACGGTTATTCCCCACGGGGAGGAAGGTCATCTCCAGGAAGTGGTCAAACCGGCGGAAATTCGCAATTTAGTGTTGGCAGGTTCAACGGTAACGGCGGGTCGGGGCCTGGGGGTGGTCTATGCGACGGCGGCCCAGACTGAATTTGGCCATGTGGCCCACCTCACCACCAAGGTACACCGGGAAACCAGTACTCTGGAGGTACAAATCAGTCAGATTGTGCGTCTGATCACCCTCATTGCCGTCAGCATGGGGATATTGGTCTTTCTGCTGACTTCGTTGCTGGTGGGGATGGCCGTCAAGGAGAGTTTTATTTTTGCCATTGGCATTATCGTGGCCTTGGTTCCCGAAGGATTGTTGCCCACGGTCACCCTCTCTCTGGCCCTGGGGGTACAACGGATGGCCAAGCAAAATGCCCTGGTGCGGCGTCTATCGGCGGTGGAAACCCTGAGTGCAACCACGGTGATTTGTACGGATAAGACAGGAACCCTGACCAAGAACGAAATGACGGTTTGTGCGCTATGGTTGCCGTTGAATCAACAAGGCTATCGGGTTACGGTTACCGGAGAAGGCTATGATCCCCACTCTGGATCGATTGCCTGGCCCGAAGCAATGGCCCTGCAACAACAGATTCAACTTCTACTGCTGGGAGGGGCCCTCTGTTCCAATGCCCATCTCGTGAATCCTCCCGGTTCCAGCCGCTGGCAAGAAATTGGCGACCCGACAGAGGCCGCCCTACTGGTGGCGGCTCTTAAGGGCCAGTTGGATTTATCCCAACTACAACGGGAATTTCCCCGCCAACGGGAAGTCCCCTTCGATTCCCGACGACGACGCATGAGTGTGGTGTTGGGACGAGAGGATGGTGCGCTGTTTGATCTCCTGGCCCAGCCGGGCCAAGGCCCTGGTTTATTGCCCTATGGCCTGATTACCAAAGGGGCCCCCCTGGAGGTACTGCGGGGCTGTCAGGGCCTGTGTCGCGCCGGAGTGGTCGATACCCTGAAGGAGGAAGACCGGCAGCAAATCATTGCAGCCAACGATGCCTTTGCCCAGGAAGGGTTTCGGGTACTGGGAGTAGCCATGCGCCAAGGCAACGAAGCACTGCTAACGGAAACCCCCCAACGCCTGGAACAAAGCTTGGTTTTTATTGGGTTAATCGCTATGTTTGACCCCCCACGGGCGGAAGTGCCGGAGGCCATTACCCGTTGTCATCAGGCCGGAATTAAGATCACGATGGTGACGGGAGACTATGGGCTGACCGCTGAGGCCATTGCCCACCGTATTGGGCTGGTACAAGACAGGGCTCGCATTATTACCGGGGATGGACTCGAACGCCTCTCTGATGCTCAGCTCAGGCAGGTGTTGAAATACCGCTCAGGATTAATCTTTGCCCGTATGGCTCCGGAGCAAAAGCTCCGTCTGGTTCAAGCCTATAAAGACCTAGGACAGGTGGTGGCAGTGACGGGTGATGGTGTTAATGATGCCCCGGCCCTGCAGGCCGCCCACATTGGCATTGCGATGGGCCTTAACGGCACCGATGTGGCCCGGGAAGCGGCGGATATCGTCTTGATGGATGATAACTTTGCCACCATTGTCAGTGCTGTCGAGGAAGGACGAACGGTGTACCAGAATATTCGCAAGTTTATTACCTATATCCTGGCCTCCAATGTGGCGGAACTGGTGCCCTTTTTGGCGATGGTGGCCTTAAAAATTCCCCCAGCTCTGGTGATCATGCAAATTTTGGCAGTGGATTTAGGCACCGATATGATTCCCGCCCTGGCCCTGGGGGTCGAACGAGCAGAACAGGGAACAATGCAGCGGCCCCCTCGCCCCAAGCAGGCGGCCCTGCTAGACCGGTCTTTGCTCCTACGGGCCTACGGATTTCTAGGGCTGATGGAAGCGACCCTGGCCATGGGGGCCTTTTTTCTTGTCTGGTGGAGCCATGGCTATGGCCTCAGCGAACTCCAAGCTATCACCCCGAGTATTCTGAGCCATACCGCCAGTGCTACGGTAATAGCTATTTATGCCCAGGCGACAACGATGACCCTGGCAACCATTGTGGCCTGCCAAGATGGTAATCTCTTTGCCTGCCGTTCTGAACAGACTTCCGCTCTTCAACTCCCCTGGTTCAATAACCCGCTGCTCTGGATCGGGATTGCCACGGAATGGTTATTGATCATTTCGCTGATCACCGTAGCCCCCCTGGCCCAAATTTTTGCGACCGCTCCCCTACAACCTTGGCAGGGCCTCTTGCTCTTGGTTTGTCCCCCCTTGGTCTTGGGGGCTGAAGAACTGCGGAAATATGTTCTGCGCCAACATCCAGGAACCTTAGTGCAGGAAATGACGCAGGCCGGTAAAGACCATCACCAGGCCTAA
- the purH gene encoding bifunctional phosphoribosylaminoimidazolecarboxamide formyltransferase/IMP cyclohydrolase gives MARLALLSVSDKTGLIEFARSLVEEFQFDLISSGGTAKALQGAGIPVTKVSDYTGAPEILGGRVKTLHPRIHGGILARKNLAEDLADLEANQIRPLDLVVVNLYPFEETIAKPNVTVAEAIEQIDIGGPAMIRATAKNFAHTTILSHPRQYADYLQALGETGEIDLSLRQRWAGEAFALTQAYDQAIAQYFAQLNGETGQHYGLRGNLRQSLRYGENPHQSAAWYQTGSQAEGWASAVKLQGKELSYNNLVDLEAARRLIAEFDPQEAAAAILKHTNPCGVALGSNLAEAYRKAYAADSVSAFGGIVALNQAIDSSTAQALSQTFLECIVAPACDPEAEKILAAKPNLRVLLLPDLLTGPQQTIKAIAGGFLVQASDDVAETPEHWQVVTEKQPSAEQLAELLFAWKVCKHVKSNAIVVSHQKTSLGVGAGQMNRVGSVAIALQQAGEKARGGYLASDGFFPFDDSVRTAAQAGITAIVQPGGSVRDQDSIQAANELGLVMVFTGLRHFLH, from the coding sequence ATGGCCCGCCTTGCCCTGCTCAGTGTTTCCGATAAAACCGGTTTGATTGAGTTTGCTCGTTCTTTGGTCGAAGAGTTTCAGTTTGACCTGATTAGCAGTGGCGGTACGGCTAAGGCCTTGCAGGGGGCCGGCATTCCTGTGACCAAGGTCAGTGACTACACCGGCGCACCGGAAATTTTAGGGGGCCGGGTGAAGACCCTCCATCCCCGCATCCATGGCGGTATCTTGGCACGCAAGAATTTAGCCGAGGATCTGGCAGACCTAGAAGCGAACCAAATTCGTCCCCTGGATTTAGTCGTGGTGAATCTCTATCCCTTTGAAGAGACCATTGCCAAACCCAACGTCACCGTGGCTGAGGCCATTGAACAGATCGATATTGGCGGCCCGGCCATGATCCGCGCCACCGCCAAGAACTTTGCCCACACCACCATCTTGAGCCACCCCCGCCAGTACGCTGACTATCTTCAGGCCCTGGGGGAAACTGGAGAAATTGACCTAAGCTTGCGCCAACGTTGGGCCGGAGAAGCCTTTGCCTTGACCCAGGCCTATGACCAGGCCATTGCCCAGTACTTTGCCCAACTGAACGGTGAGACAGGTCAACACTATGGGCTCAGAGGCAACCTACGCCAAAGCCTCCGCTACGGCGAAAATCCCCACCAAAGTGCCGCTTGGTACCAAACAGGAAGCCAGGCCGAAGGTTGGGCCAGTGCGGTTAAATTGCAGGGTAAGGAACTCAGCTACAACAATCTGGTGGATCTGGAAGCGGCCCGTCGTCTGATTGCAGAATTTGACCCCCAGGAGGCCGCCGCCGCCATTCTCAAACATACCAATCCCTGTGGGGTGGCCCTGGGGAGTAACCTGGCCGAAGCTTACCGTAAGGCCTATGCCGCGGATTCAGTCTCCGCCTTTGGCGGCATTGTGGCCCTGAACCAAGCGATTGATAGCAGCACGGCCCAGGCCCTAAGCCAAACCTTTTTGGAATGTATTGTGGCCCCGGCCTGTGACCCAGAGGCGGAAAAAATTCTGGCCGCTAAGCCCAATCTGCGGGTGTTGTTGCTCCCCGATTTACTCACCGGCCCTCAACAGACAATCAAGGCCATCGCCGGTGGTTTCCTGGTTCAGGCCAGTGATGATGTGGCTGAAACTCCAGAGCATTGGCAAGTCGTGACGGAAAAACAGCCCAGTGCTGAACAACTCGCTGAACTCCTCTTTGCCTGGAAGGTCTGCAAGCATGTTAAGTCCAATGCCATTGTGGTCAGTCACCAGAAAACTAGTTTGGGCGTCGGGGCCGGCCAAATGAATCGAGTCGGTTCTGTGGCCATTGCCCTGCAACAAGCCGGCGAAAAGGCTCGGGGCGGTTATCTGGCCAGCGATGGCTTTTTCCCCTTTGATGACTCGGTACGGACGGCGGCCCAGGCCGGGATTACGGCCATTGTCCAACCCGGTGGCTCCGTGCGTGACCAAGATTCCATCCAGGCCGCCAATGAATTAGGCCTGGTGATGGTCTTTACCGGCCTGCGTCATTTCCTGCACTAA
- a CDS encoding HAD family hydrolase: protein MLRLITDFDGPIMDVSERYYRVYLYCLEQVQEPGQALHVLTKSDFWQLKRAKVAEVEIGRRSGLVESQVQRFADLRRQTVHTLPYLVHDLPHPGAVETLEYLQSLGVELVVMTMRRVCELEEALERNHLGRFFAPQHRYCLSNDYVKTGDTKDKPLLMQRAIRELPPHDTVWMVGDTEADILAAQSADIPVIGVLSGIRNQEQLERYGPLRIMANLREATEFILASVGSY from the coding sequence ATGCTCAGACTAATCACCGATTTTGACGGCCCGATTATGGATGTTTCTGAACGTTACTATCGGGTTTATCTCTATTGTTTAGAGCAGGTGCAAGAACCCGGTCAGGCCCTGCACGTGTTAACCAAGAGCGACTTTTGGCAGTTAAAGCGGGCCAAGGTAGCAGAGGTAGAAATTGGTCGTCGTTCTGGCCTGGTGGAGTCCCAAGTCCAGCGTTTTGCCGATCTCCGTCGTCAGACGGTGCATACTCTACCCTACCTTGTCCACGATTTACCCCATCCGGGGGCCGTAGAAACCTTGGAATATCTGCAATCTCTCGGTGTTGAGTTGGTGGTGATGACCATGCGTCGGGTCTGTGAATTGGAGGAGGCCCTGGAACGCAATCATCTGGGTCGTTTTTTTGCCCCCCAGCATCGCTATTGTCTGAGCAACGACTACGTTAAAACCGGCGATACCAAGGATAAACCCCTGCTGATGCAACGGGCTATCAGAGAACTGCCTCCCCACGATACCGTTTGGATGGTGGGAGACACCGAGGCGGATATCCTGGCGGCCCAGAGTGCGGATATTCCGGTGATTGGGGTGTTATCGGGAATTCGTAACCAAGAACAGTTGGAACGCTATGGCCCTCTGCGGATTATGGCCAATCTGCGCGAGGCCACGGAATTTATTTTGGCTAGCGTAGGAAGCTACTAA
- a CDS encoding CPP1-like family protein — MSDPTPYQTLGVTEDASFEEIQVIKAQLSQKYQEDSAAVEKIEAAYDAIIMERLRLRQEGKIKVPERIRFPEKSVEMPNSGPNFPKTQTPSWLQNLVDTPSKNDILLPAGLFLALAVVSFFSPNGPQSLRPLLLVAGVFVNLYFLNRKEKKFARAFLLTLLGLIAGVALGTGLTALLGSAGLLTGLSAEAMATGVTFLVFWLISSFLR; from the coding sequence ATGAGCGACCCCACTCCCTACCAAACCCTTGGTGTCACCGAAGATGCGTCCTTTGAGGAGATTCAGGTCATCAAGGCTCAATTGAGTCAAAAATACCAGGAAGACAGCGCCGCTGTGGAGAAAATTGAAGCGGCCTACGATGCCATCATCATGGAGCGGCTTAGACTACGTCAGGAGGGAAAAATCAAAGTCCCGGAACGGATTCGCTTTCCCGAAAAAAGTGTAGAGATGCCCAACAGTGGGCCGAACTTTCCCAAAACCCAGACTCCGTCCTGGCTCCAGAATTTAGTTGATACGCCGTCTAAAAACGATATTTTACTGCCCGCCGGTCTTTTCTTGGCCCTGGCCGTCGTCAGCTTTTTTAGCCCCAATGGCCCTCAATCCCTGCGTCCTCTCCTGCTAGTGGCCGGGGTCTTTGTCAACCTCTATTTTCTCAATCGCAAAGAGAAAAAGTTTGCCCGGGCCTTTTTGCTGACATTGTTGGGCCTGATTGCTGGCGTGGCCCTAGGCACGGGTCTGACAGCTCTCTTGGGAAGTGCGGGACTGCTAACGGGCCTGAGCGCAGAAGCCATGGCCACGGGCGTGACTTTCTTGGTTTTTTGGCTGATTAGTAGCTTCCTACGCTAG
- the ligA gene encoding NAD-dependent DNA ligase LigA, with the protein MPKLAAQFYRPQTIHEGKLGVLEPAQRLAQLRQQLQKASYAYYVLDAPIMEDSVYDQLYRELQALESQYPQWITPDSPTQRVGERPASQFTSVRHRISLYSLENAFNLPELRQWQERWQRLAPDVPDAEYVCELKIDGSAIALTYEAGVLVQGVTRGDGTTGEEITQNLRTIRSIPLRLALDSPPPIVEVRGEAFLPLAEFHRINQEREQAGEALFANPRNAAAGTLRQLDSRIVSQRRLQFFAYTLHLPGQEEQITSQWQALEYLKQAGFVVNPHCQLCPDLTVVTEYFEDWEGARQRLPYMTDGVVVKLNDYALQERLGFTQKFPRWAIALKYPAEEAPTVVKDIQVNVGRTGAVTPLAVMAPVQLAGTTVQRATLHNQDRITALDIRIGDTVIIRKAGEIIPEVVRVLSELRPTGTQPFQMPTHCPECNSLLVRPATEAVIRCINSSCPAILRGSLVHWASRDALDIRGLGEKVVVALLQHQLVRSLADLYRLTESQLSQLERFGEKSAQNLVQAIADSKQQPWEKVLYGLGIRHVGVVNARVLAEQFPSVAALGQATVAQLAGVYGIGDEIAQAVFDWFRSPANQALLQDLEALELTLARPQTSVENASPRSLTGKTFVLTGTLPTLKRQDAQTLIEQAGGKVTSSVSAKTDFVVVGENAGSKLAKAQALNLTLLSEEELLALLVSETT; encoded by the coding sequence ATGCCTAAGCTTGCCGCCCAATTCTACCGGCCACAGACCATTCACGAGGGGAAATTAGGGGTGCTAGAACCAGCTCAACGCCTTGCCCAGTTGCGGCAACAACTCCAAAAGGCTAGCTATGCCTACTATGTTCTAGACGCGCCCATTATGGAGGACAGCGTCTATGACCAACTCTATCGGGAACTCCAGGCCCTAGAAAGTCAGTACCCCCAGTGGATTACCCCCGATAGTCCGACCCAACGGGTTGGAGAACGACCCGCGAGTCAATTTACCTCCGTCCGCCATCGCATTTCCCTCTACAGCCTCGAAAATGCCTTTAATCTCCCGGAATTGCGCCAATGGCAGGAACGCTGGCAACGCCTGGCCCCTGATGTTCCGGACGCGGAGTATGTTTGCGAACTCAAAATTGATGGTTCGGCCATTGCCCTGACCTACGAGGCTGGAGTTTTAGTGCAAGGGGTGACCAGAGGTGATGGTACGACCGGCGAAGAGATTACCCAAAACCTGAGAACCATTCGCTCCATTCCTCTGCGGTTGGCCCTAGACTCCCCTCCCCCCATTGTGGAAGTCCGGGGTGAGGCCTTTTTACCCCTAGCGGAGTTTCATCGCATTAATCAGGAACGAGAACAGGCCGGCGAGGCCCTGTTTGCCAATCCCCGCAATGCGGCGGCGGGGACCTTACGCCAACTGGATTCTAGAATTGTTTCCCAGCGGCGTCTCCAATTTTTTGCCTACACCCTGCATCTACCTGGCCAGGAAGAACAGATTACTAGTCAATGGCAGGCCCTGGAATACTTGAAGCAAGCCGGTTTTGTGGTCAATCCCCACTGCCAACTCTGCCCAGACCTGACGGTGGTGACGGAATATTTTGAGGATTGGGAAGGGGCCCGACAACGGCTCCCCTACATGACCGATGGCGTAGTGGTGAAGCTCAATGACTACGCCCTGCAAGAACGCCTCGGCTTTACCCAAAAGTTTCCCCGCTGGGCCATTGCCCTGAAATATCCCGCCGAAGAGGCTCCGACGGTCGTTAAAGATATCCAGGTCAACGTTGGTAGAACTGGCGCCGTGACGCCCTTGGCCGTGATGGCCCCCGTCCAACTGGCCGGTACGACGGTACAACGGGCCACCCTCCATAACCAAGACCGCATTACGGCCTTGGACATTCGCATCGGGGATACGGTAATCATCCGTAAGGCCGGGGAAATTATCCCGGAAGTTGTCCGAGTCTTATCGGAACTCCGGCCCACGGGAACCCAGCCCTTTCAGATGCCGACCCATTGTCCCGAATGCAATTCCCTGCTCGTCCGGCCGGCCACCGAGGCTGTGATCCGCTGTATCAATAGTTCCTGTCCTGCCATTTTGCGGGGGAGTCTAGTGCATTGGGCCTCGCGGGATGCCCTGGATATCCGGGGCCTGGGGGAAAAAGTAGTAGTGGCCCTGCTCCAGCATCAGTTGGTTCGTTCCTTGGCGGATCTCTATCGGTTAACCGAATCCCAATTGTCCCAACTAGAGCGCTTCGGAGAAAAATCCGCCCAAAATTTGGTTCAGGCCATTGCCGACAGTAAACAGCAACCCTGGGAAAAAGTCCTCTACGGCCTCGGCATTCGCCATGTGGGGGTAGTCAATGCTCGGGTTCTGGCGGAGCAATTCCCCTCGGTGGCGGCCCTGGGCCAGGCCACGGTAGCTCAATTAGCTGGGGTGTACGGCATTGGCGATGAAATTGCCCAGGCAGTTTTTGATTGGTTCCGCAGTCCGGCGAATCAAGCATTACTTCAGGATCTGGAGGCCCTGGAATTGACCCTGGCCCGGCCCCAAACCAGTGTAGAAAATGCTTCCCCCCGTTCCCTAACCGGCAAAACCTTTGTCCTGACGGGAACCCTACCCACTCTCAAGCGACAGGACGCCCAAACTTTGATCGAGCAGGCCGGTGGCAAGGTAACGAGTAGCGTGAGTGCTAAGACCGATTTCGTGGTGGTGGGGGAAAATGCCGGTTCTAAATTGGCCAAGGCCCAAGCCTTAAACCTGACATTGCTGAGTGAGGAAGAATTATTGGCCCTGTTAGTATCAGAGACTACTTAG